From the genome of Bacteroidales bacterium, one region includes:
- a CDS encoding LytTR family DNA-binding domain-containing protein: protein MKKPWKTLIIDDEKPARQRMMRLLNDYQNQFNVCGEAVNGDEAFEKIEKEKPDIIFLDIQMPGKNVFTMLADLEHKPFVIFCTAYDQYALEAFNTYSVDYLLKPVESERLQLTIQKIEKISNGNNNELYENIKQINLKTPLVTSIAHKLGNKIIPVKIEDIIYFIANEKYVNFYNQNNETFITDQTLSHLSQKLQKDFLRISKSILINRDHVKEIHKYFKGKFVFIMNDKAQTKLVSGRMYYSEIKQMFEI, encoded by the coding sequence ATGAAAAAGCCTTGGAAAACCTTAATCATTGATGATGAGAAACCGGCAAGACAACGAATGATGCGCCTTCTGAACGATTATCAAAACCAGTTTAATGTTTGCGGGGAAGCAGTGAATGGTGATGAAGCATTTGAAAAAATTGAAAAAGAAAAACCCGATATTATCTTCCTCGACATACAAATGCCGGGGAAAAATGTTTTTACCATGCTTGCTGACCTGGAACACAAACCTTTTGTGATCTTTTGTACCGCTTACGACCAGTATGCTCTTGAAGCATTCAACACCTACTCTGTTGATTATTTGTTAAAGCCAGTAGAAAGCGAAAGACTTCAACTTACTATTCAGAAAATTGAAAAAATAAGTAATGGAAACAATAATGAACTTTACGAAAACATCAAACAAATAAACCTGAAAACGCCTTTAGTTACAAGCATTGCGCATAAATTAGGAAATAAAATCATCCCGGTAAAAATTGAAGATATCATTTATTTTATAGCTAATGAAAAGTATGTGAATTTTTATAACCAGAATAACGAAACGTTTATTACTGACCAAACGTTATCACATCTCTCACAAAAACTTCAAAAAGATTTTTTAAGGATTTCAAAATCGATATTGATAAACCGCGATCATGTTAAGGAAATACATAAATATTTTAAGGGCAAGTTTGTTTTTATCATGAACGATAAAGCCCAAACCAAGCTTGTAAGCGGACGAATGTACTATTCCGAGATAAAACAAATGTTTGAAATTTGA
- a CDS encoding histidine kinase, whose product MKSKIFNIIFLYILINTQLSFASSNDTIWTSYHWKGYKVSILGGNLYYSITSTIKIEADDPKEMYFFGYDYGKIEPIKNGWFNITPNKIGNSTLCINEKVCFPLQIFPIPEPKVYLDIDENKWDGAIEINSLIKSKKFVVKNKFSNFKIVSFTITFNEHGDLYEVESKDSIFSQNILKHLQKLDVGQKFYIENIVVQNPDRTLRVVPSQTYKVIDNYNNEFIRKTVSFKPYTYDLNLMKNDLRIKIEGHPSKEDVKVITDFATELNSLLETIKVKIVDHQPSLILKFDSIKRDYDSSLIKNVFKEIDGGYKFVEKNIFFPFHTACKMYINPDIDTENRPLIIKRDIIGLLGEFKNNNVAGSIFNYSDSLSSYDKYLLKTLYSIGGEYEVQNIIIDAPNTYYEDKSGLFFFVLFLTGCILFIFSEIYNYYGFNFRVGKIKSKIIRRIIEATLIAQVPTITILLLLIGKFVYGDFHEAGVLLIFEVFFIPFFIIIGLLFLALDTFLNKIKTKWLVIILNLFFSFFCIWLAYQFMYLFFAPEIVYLSIVDWKILIVPFLITLYRIYERFQKNKISGLLQEKELELSKQKELKFKSDLNALQARINPHFLYNALNSLASLAYIDAARTEKMALSLSKLFRYNINKEDNHYSTIKEEVEMTEIYLEVEKNRFEDKLEYHIEVQNDLYDFKIPKFILQPLTENAVKHGISKITGKGIIKIRIFEKEQKVVIEIFDNGPEFPGGLISGYGLQNTYEKFKLLYKKPFEIGFINQPEKKLVITLSK is encoded by the coding sequence TCCTTTACATCTTAATAAATACACAATTATCGTTTGCTTCAAGTAATGATACAATTTGGACATCATACCATTGGAAAGGGTATAAAGTAAGTATATTGGGCGGTAATTTATATTATTCCATAACGTCAACAATAAAAATCGAAGCTGACGACCCAAAAGAAATGTACTTTTTCGGATACGATTATGGAAAAATTGAACCTATAAAAAATGGATGGTTTAACATTACACCAAATAAAATAGGTAATAGCACTTTATGCATTAATGAAAAAGTATGCTTTCCTCTACAAATATTTCCAATTCCCGAACCAAAAGTATATTTAGATATAGATGAGAATAAATGGGATGGAGCTATTGAAATAAATTCTTTAATAAAATCTAAAAAATTTGTAGTAAAAAATAAATTTTCAAATTTTAAAATTGTTTCTTTTACAATTACTTTTAATGAGCATGGCGATTTATATGAGGTTGAGTCAAAAGATTCCATATTTTCTCAAAACATATTAAAACATTTACAAAAATTAGATGTTGGGCAAAAATTTTATATTGAAAATATTGTTGTTCAAAACCCTGATAGAACTTTACGGGTTGTCCCCTCTCAAACATATAAAGTAATTGACAACTACAACAACGAATTCATTAGAAAAACGGTTTCATTCAAGCCTTATACATACGATTTGAATTTAATGAAAAATGATCTGAGAATTAAAATTGAAGGTCATCCAAGCAAAGAAGATGTTAAAGTTATAACTGATTTTGCTACAGAACTCAATAGTTTATTAGAAACCATAAAAGTTAAAATTGTTGATCATCAACCTTCACTAATACTAAAATTTGATTCTATAAAAAGAGATTATGATTCAAGTTTAATTAAAAATGTATTTAAAGAAATCGACGGAGGTTATAAATTTGTTGAAAAAAATATATTCTTCCCTTTTCATACTGCATGTAAAATGTATATCAACCCAGATATTGATACAGAAAACAGGCCGTTAATTATTAAAAGAGATATCATAGGATTGCTTGGAGAATTTAAAAATAATAATGTTGCTGGTTCAATTTTTAATTATAGCGACAGTTTATCTTCATACGACAAATACTTGCTTAAAACTCTTTATTCTATAGGCGGTGAATATGAAGTACAAAATATTATAATTGACGCCCCCAACACTTATTATGAAGATAAAAGCGGGTTATTCTTTTTCGTTTTATTTTTAACAGGTTGCATTTTATTTATTTTTTCGGAAATATATAATTATTACGGTTTTAATTTCAGAGTAGGTAAAATAAAATCAAAAATAATAAGAAGAATTATCGAAGCTACACTAATTGCGCAGGTACCAACAATTACAATATTACTTCTACTTATCGGAAAATTTGTTTATGGTGATTTCCATGAAGCAGGAGTTTTGCTCATTTTTGAAGTATTCTTCATTCCGTTTTTTATAATTATAGGGTTATTATTTCTTGCTCTCGATACATTTTTGAATAAAATTAAAACTAAATGGCTTGTTATTATTTTAAATTTATTTTTTTCATTCTTCTGTATCTGGCTTGCCTACCAGTTTATGTATTTATTTTTTGCACCTGAGATTGTTTATCTTTCAATAGTTGACTGGAAAATATTAATAGTACCATTTTTAATTACATTATACCGCATTTACGAGCGTTTTCAAAAAAATAAAATCTCAGGACTATTGCAGGAAAAAGAACTGGAACTGTCAAAACAAAAAGAATTAAAATTCAAATCCGACCTGAATGCTTTGCAGGCACGTATTAACCCGCATTTTCTTTACAATGCGCTAAACTCATTGGCATCATTGGCGTATATTGATGCCGCAAGAACTGAAAAAATGGCATTATCACTTTCGAAATTATTCCGGTACAACATCAACAAAGAAGATAATCACTATTCCACAATTAAAGAAGAAGTTGAAATGACCGAGATTTATCTTGAAGTTGAGAAAAACCGTTTTGAAGATAAATTGGAATATCATATTGAAGTGCAAAACGATTTGTATGATTTTAAAATCCCGAAATTCATTTTACAACCGTTGACCGAAAATGCAGTAAAACATGGCATTTCAAAGATTACCGGAAAAGGGATTATCAAAATAAGAATATTTGAAAAAGAACAAAAAGTAGTTATTGAAATTTTTGACAACGGTCCGGAATTTCCCGGTGGACTTATCTCAGGATACGGATTGCAGAATACTTATGAGAAATTCAAACTGCTTTATAAAAAACCATTCGAGATCGGATTTATCAATCAGCCTGAAAAAAAATTAGTAATTACACTTTCAAAATAA